In Tachysurus vachellii isolate PV-2020 chromosome 7, HZAU_Pvac_v1, whole genome shotgun sequence, the DNA window ACTAATGATAGTTACAATAAATTTAGCTAGAATAAGTGAGTGACTCTGTCAAGTAACACTAAAGCATAATTAGAATAAAAGTTAtactttaataacattttttttcagctcCAGTCTGGCAACAACAGTTGCCCTATGATGGCTGTGGACCCCATTTTTATGAAGATAGTTTACCTACGGACTCTCAGTTCGGCACTGGTTATTTCAGCTTTGAGAACAAAACAGATAATAATGGTAAGAGCCAGACTTAAGCTTTAAAATCACTCTAATTTGTTTTCTAGTTCTTTAAGAGTTTATGATTCTAGAACTGCTTCATGATGCTCTGTGTTACTCAGCATGGGTTTTCTCATTTTTGGTTTAAGGTGGGAGCTACAACATCCACTGTGGCAGTAATGGCAGAACTGCTCCAGCTGTCCACTCCTCAACAGGGAACAACTTGGTGATGAAGCAAAAGCAGACAAAGCATCAGTATAATCCATACGATCGACATAATCCTACCCGGCATTACAGATACTGAAAACAAGCAATGATgtgatttgtttgattgtggTTTATTTGTGTACAGTAAcctgtaaaaatgtaaactaactttttcactttttataaTGTGCTGTTGTGACTAGGCCCCATCTGCCCTCCCCACAAACGTctaaaaaatctatttctttttaacaCCTTTACATCTTTCCTGATTTATTGTTGGTGTTCTTACAGCTTTTAATTGGTGGTATTTTAATCGAACACCTTtgcatttttttgcatttttatatgCCATATTTCTCTACCCTGCTTTGTATGGATACAATATTGATTGTTTGGTAGTCTGTTAAAATATTGTATAGGTTTATATTAGCTTTTTgtaaaggtcttttttttttttttttgttgttgtgttttttaaaacttggtactcaaataaaatgttacaaaaaTGTTAACTGTTGCATTGTGCATACAGtgtttggttaaaaaaacactaataatgACAGTAACCTATTGTATGCAAAGTTTAATTACAGAAGGCAAAATGAGTGTCACATAAAACAGAATAACGTTTAAGGTGTCAATGTTGTGCCGTATAAGGAGTTATCAAATAACAGAAGTAAGTGATCCCTCTTAATTCTCCAACTTCATGTACTGATATATCAGCTGCCACCTCTGACCCTTGACTCTCTTTCTCTAACCAAAGCAGCCTGGCATCAGGATCTTCATCTGAAAACTGCAGCAGGCTCCCTGAGCGTGTCAGCACAGTGAGACACTGACGTACGATCCGACCAGCTTTTGCTCGCCCTTCCTTGGACCTCACCAGTGCATCTGTAGTACCTTTGTCTACTATCAAGGCCAGGCTCCTGGGCTCAAAGTGTCCTTCCAGCTCTGTGCAGTCCATTTCTCTAAATACAAGGGTGGAGGCTGGATTGCAGGGTTGCACCGGTGTACTTTCAGCATGTTCCTGCATTAACCGCACTGCCACTTGGGAGATATCAGCACATGTGACCTTCACTGCACATTGGGAGTGTCTGTAGATACCAGGCCCCAATGCTGAAGTTCCACAGCCAATGTCCAGTACATGTAATGGTGCAGGACTGTCAGACATGGATTGCAGCAGAGGCAGGATGGAATCTTTGACTGAATGAAAACCAAAGAACCACTCAAAGTTCTTGAACGttccttttctgctgttttctgtgtaaaatctaTCCCATGTTGCTTTCTTGTCCATGTTATTAATTAGGTCATCTGTGAACGCAAGCAAATGTACCGAATAAGTATGACCGTGAAAATGCAAATGTACTGATTCTTCGCACACACATCTTCAACTTTACCGTACAGTTGAGTAAGAAAGCAATAAAGGTGAAAGGTGTtctacttgtgtgtgtatagtaaggtaatattttaaaaaagaagctTTCAAAAGCAGCCCAACTTCTTATATATTTCCTATTCACAGTTCTGCTCAGATTGAGCTGTTTGCATGCCTCAAATTAGGCTAaggatgtttttatttaggTTTTATCTGTAAAGAACGGTGTGGCTGCAGGTTCTCAATCCAACCACTTTGGCTGGAACCAAAACCTCTAGGTGCTTTGTGGACAAGACTGGACACGTTACTTTAAATCATCTTGGCTGTCATATTAGTCTTGAAACATtactgatatatttatatattccatTCATGTGCTTGTCATATTCTGCTTCTTTTAGATCAGATCCTACAAGGTCACATCGTCACACTGCCCTTTTCATACCCTGCCTTATCTGTACAACATACTTGTAATCTTACTGCTTTaccttttgatttttatttcaaacagaAGTCAAAGTACATCAAGTTACTACTCTAATTTTCATTGACATTTATTCAGGTGGAAAAGCAAAATGATGCATTTTGAATGAAAACAACCCACTATTCGACAcgtgtatttaaaataaaggaataaaccaTTAACTAACTTGTCAAAGTATGATGCCAGCACGTGGGTGACACTTTTCGCAAACTTTTCAACGTCAAGAAAGTCCTGTTTAATAACATGTTAACGTTCGACTGTAGGTTTAAACGGCGAGGACACGACGTCTGTTGCTGCGGTAACAGGACGTGGCCTGTCTGACCCGGATGTACAGGAAGCGGCTGAGTGTAAAATAACACTTTGTTGGTTTTATTGTGCACTACATAACGATGACTTAATTCCCTACGAAGTGTCCTTTGCGATATAACGAGTAGCTGTTTGGGATTTAACCGCTTTCACAGAGGCAGAGGAAACAGAATCGTGAATCCAAGATGGCGGATGAGCAGCAGGAAACATCacagggagagatggagggtgAGTGAAGAAACATTACctttataaacataaaaaaataatctatctTCGTCTGGCTCTAGAGTTACATGATTTACATCGCATAATTATAAGCttctatttattaattcaaaAGCAAAATAATGGTTATTTGTTTGTCCGCCGTATAACTAGCAAAGCAAAGCCAACAAAGACCTGAGGTAATAATGttagaaagcagaaaaaaagtaTGTTGATGCCTTTGTGGGAAAGTGAGAGGTGATGTTTTGCACGTTGTCCTGCTTGTTAAACGCTTTTGTCGCAGTGTAAATGAGGGTCATCTGCGACAACACAAACCGTAAAGCACATCAACACGTTTATTTACCAAAGATTAGCACTGTGACGACTTGTGTAACACGATTAAACGTCTGCATATTAATTCCATTTCCTAGCAGTCTGTGAGCTCGTTTTAGTCTCCTTCCTTTATATATCGAGTGaactttgtttgtttacatacaGGCGGATGCTAACTAGACCTGCAAACGCTACAAACCGTACACAGTTTATGTGCTAAACGCAATCCCATGGCCAGTTATTTGTAATTGAGTGTTGAAGACCCATCGACATTATTTGCAAGCTCGAAAATGTGCTTTTCGCATCGATGGGGTTTTAGTTCATCTGTCTTAATGCGCTCTGAGTGTCTAATAACAGACGAATCAACGTGTAAGTCTTGTTTAAGGTCAAGAAAAACGTTGTAACTTTGAGGTTGAGATAGAAACACTTTCAAAGGACATAATAGTAAGAGCTGAAAGATAAGTGGAAAAACATATAAAGGATcgtaaacacaaaacagaacaagGACATGTTTAATATTACTATTCATCATAGTCATTGTTTCACTATTACAGTTAACATGAACCAAACATGATTTGGTCTAATCGCCTTGTCAGTGTTGCAAACCTGGTGATGATGTAGTCCCCTATAGCTACTTGAATACAGAAGAGACTGGACCTGTTTTGAACACACTTGTGCTTCTATCCTGCAACTGATGTGGTTTTCCAGAACTCATCACGTGCTGGTTGTTCTGTTGACCCCGTCACTAATGTGTAAAGCCTGTCTGAGTTCCCCAAATACAATCCCTGACCAACACTGTTCCCAGTGTCCAATAACTGATAGTCTTCGTTCAACATGATCAATCCATCAATGCCACCGATCCCAGCAAACTTTGTTTCGTCTGCatacttttttattcttcattttgTACTTTCATACTACCAAACTTCACTAGTAATGATTACTAGTCTTTGGTCTCTCTTTCTGACTACTCCCTACCAATCcactgcttctttctttctgtctgtgctcTTTTGATGTGAGCATTGATATTGTATATTTTGGTCATATGATAAATGATGAGAAATGAACATAATAATTTAGTTCATATACTAATTACTTGTTTAGTGAATATATCTACATCTATAGTTTATGATTATTTTGAGGatgcatgtttcttttttatcctttttcttTAGCAGGAGTAAACTGCCTGGCCTATGATGAGGCCATTATGGCGCAGCAAGACCGAATTCAACAGGAAGTGAGTTATGACTTTTTAGTCTTGCAGGAAGAAAAATACACCTTTTGCATTTACACAAGAAAGACCACAGTTTGAATAGTTTCTATTTTTCCAAAGGAATTGTCCTTGTTTCTTCAATGCTAACATTTAACAGGAGCCTAAGTTCATTAAAATACAAAGACTCCCCATAacagacagtgtgactgacattGAACAGCAGTCTGTTTTGTACATAGTGCATTACATAATTTAATAACCGTGCATAGTGAATTTGTTCAATATAAATTTTGGtgctaatatacagtatattctctTTAAATTTAATGCACTCACttgatgtgtttgtatgtgtgtgttttgagacaGATCGCAATTAGTATCCCCTTAGTGTCTGACAGACAGGATCTCTCGGTGCTTCAGAGCGAGTATGCTGAAGAGGACACAATCTATCAACTCAAGATCAAGGTTATGACCAACTCATCATCTGTACATTTTGTTACAAtctgtaataatatttaaactctatttgattcttttttatgactttttttctTGTCAATTCTTTATCTTGGTTTGAAATTACAAGTTGCCCAAAGAAACTCCCAagttacacaacaaaaaaaagcatgtgcCAAATTATAATAATGTTTGAATTCTGATGATGCCACAGCCATCCATAGCTGGGAGTCCAGGAGAGTAAAACTGGCTAAAATTTCTGTGTGAGATTGATAGCATCACACTATCCTGTCACTCATTATGAAACTAAGAAATTGGGCATCTGTGAGCTGACTTGTGTGAAACAAGGCAGTTGGTAATTTACTCCTAATGCATTGAGCTGCCTTGTGACTTCCAGTGAGCAGCCTTCTGGAAAGATGCAGTGGCAGAAGTAACTGTGTTCTTTACCAGTTCTGAACTGTGTCATCTTTACCAGTTTTAAGCTATCATGTTGAGAATATGGGGAGAACTAGCTAGTTGGTGGGAATCGGCGGTGAACAAAATGAGGAGAAATTGCTGTTTTAAAAGAAGGAACGTATACGAAATATTGCGGCTTCAAAGGTTTTTCCACTATTTATTCTTACAGGATcttcataaaaaatattcatatatccGGAAGACACGGCCCGATGGAAATTGTTTCTACAGAGCTTTCGGCTTTTCACATTTGGAATCACTACTGGATGATGGCAAAGAGCTACAGAAGTAAAGcttgcatttttttgtaaataaatctcTTTGTAGTGCATATAAATTTTGGAAAACCATAAACTAACAAACAGGTTCTGTGAATCAGGCTGTGCAGTAACTAACTTTTGTACACTTCACACATTGCAGCCATTTTGTCAGGTTTATATGACATTGTTGCAGTTTGTTAGTACACAATTTGTTAACTAACCTTTTCCATTAAGGCACAGGTTCCCAACCCTGGTCCAGAAGTATGCACTGTCCTACACCTTCTGCTGTTTTCCTCTGCCCTAACACACAACTCTGAGTATCAGTAGGTGTGTTGGCACATGGAAACCACTAAAATATGCAGGGCAATGCATACTCCAGGGACAGCATTAAGAACATTAGGGGAATGAAACCAACATGGTGTTATCATTACCAGAATTGTACACTGAAAGAATAGTGGGTCAGTGTGCATGGGGAAATGTTTAGTGTATAATTGTACTACAATTACAATGTGGACTTTTAAACCCTGTAAAGTGGTCAGTGAGTTTAGCTACAAGGTGGATTTATGTTAAATTTCAATTTGAAAACATCCTACATAATTGATAAATGTTTCCTGTGATGTGCTAATCATATAAACACTACTATTGTAGGTTTAAAGCGGTGGCAGCAAAGAGCAAACTGGATCTTGTGAACCAAGGCTTTACTGAGTTCACTATTGAAGACTTCCACAACACGGTGAGTAGAAACAAAACGAATCTGTCTGCACGCTGCTGTGATTTACAGTTCTCATGCTTGGTGTGGTGTTGATTTCATTAGTTCATGGACCTGATTGAGCTGTGTGAGAAGCAGCCAGCCCTCAGAGAGCTGCTGAGCTCCTTCAATGACCAGAGTGTATCAGACTATGTGGTGGTTTACTTGCGACTGCTTACGTCTGGCTATCTGCAGAGAGAGCATGCCTTCTTCCAGCACTTCATAGAGGGAGGACGTTCGGTCAAAGAATTCTGCCAGCAGGTAGGACATGACTGAGTGTTTACAGATGTAGGATTTAGAGGAACACTGAGCTAAGATGATTATGGACtaatgtgtaatgttttttttttttttacaggaggTGGAGCCAATGTCTAAAGAAAGCGACCACATCCACATCATAGCCTTAGCGCAGGCATTAAATGTGTCCATATTGGTGGAATACATGGACAGAGGGGAGGGTGGCACAGTTAACCACCATATTTTCCCAGAGGGCAGTGAGCCACGCATCTTCCTCCTCTATCGACCAGGTCATTATGACAtcctgtacaaataaatgtgcaaCTTCAGTACCATGGTGGAGAATACACCAGAGAAAAGGCCACGATTATTCATGCATCTCTGTGTGATGGTGACACCATGGTATTGTGGAAAATGTACAAATGAACATCACAAAACGTTCCTATTGTCATGAAGCCCcctaatgaattaatgaatgagtaAAAGTAAGCAGTGATCCAGCATTAGGGCTGtacagttttctttttgttttcctttgtgGTTGTAAATGTTATCAACTTGATTTtagttaagtttttttttttttagtttgtttttgtttgttcgttATGCTGCGTTTCATGAGTTTTATTAAAGGGATTTTCACCTTAGGTCTCCAGAGGTCTTTAATAAAATTTCTTATAGAAAATACAGTACTATTTTACAGTGGGTAAGGAGtaacagtttaaatgtaaaatatctgCAATGATTCACCTGAATGTACAAACACATTATTGGAAACACTGGTACCAATGCacattcatgcatttatctAATTAGCTAGTCATGTGGCAGCGGTATAACGTATACATTTATACTGATACAGGCCAGTAGCTTTagttattgtttaatttaaacatcAGAATCTTACAATCATCTTATGAAATCCTTACAGcagcccatctggtaccaaTGACCATGCCACTTGTCAAGGTCACCAAAATCACACTTTTTCCCCCAAATACTGATTGTTCTTGTTATTAGATGGAAAGAATTGCATGAAAGTGTGTTCCCATTAAAGTGTCCAATAAGTTCTTCCTAGGAACTTCAGCATTAAGGAATTAAAATTTGTGTAATGGTCCTGATTCCAAATGTACTTTTCAGAATGAGGTAATTAGAGAAAGTTGGAATGGCCTTTGAACTATTACACCTAGTTTAATCATTTAACTtgaaatatagatatataaaaaagaaacaccacatcgtttaaaatatttataatctaTAATCAATAGTACACATTCCACACTGgatctttacaaacaaaaattaGGGAAACTTAGCAACTTATAGTTGTTCCAATTATTTTCATACATATCCGGCATGAAGGAATTTATAAAAGTAtgatacaacaaaaaaaaaaaacggatgaGGCAGTATATACAttgggtataaaaaaaaaagtatacatGAACGTAGTTTTTAGCTGTTTACTGTAACAAATGCACATTCATCTTTGGCACTCTTTAAAACTAAAAGGCAGTtctgaagaaggaaaaaaaaaaagattaatccCAACATTacattgttttaatatattgttggttgaaaacacattaaatgtacattaaagCAGCATTCTTTCCTCTAAAGAGGATAAGGATATTAAAAAGCAGTTTGCTCAGtcagaaacaaaaatgacattatattaCACGTGACATTTGCAACACTGCAGGCATGAGCATTAAATACAAGGAATGTaagaactgttttaaatgatcAAAATGTTAACACAGCTGCACTGAATAAACAGCTACAGCAAGAATTTCCTTTAAAGTCTAGGCTACTGCATGTAGTTCTCCAAAATAAGCACCATACTTCTGTTTTTGAGTTAAGACATGAACGTAATCTTTGGCATCAAAAAGTCAGCTATCACTTGAGAAAAATGCAGTAAAGCActttatataatgaaatatatacgAAGGCACGAATATGTCTTCAGTGCTTATGTCTTGCCTGAATAAGTGGACCGTTACCTGAACAGAACACAATAGCCACAGAATAACAGATGCACACTGATCGCGCTTACTTACCGAAGTAAGAAAAAGATGGATATCTTCCAAAGATGGTTCTGTGAATGTTTCATTGCAAAGCAAATTCCAGTTAACAGTGTTGTTCAGTGATGTGACAGCTTAACACTATTCCTGAAACTAAGGTACATTTATATCAGAAATCCTTTAAGCaacttataaaatgtaacagAATTATTTGGCCAAAGGTTTTTTGTGAAGACTTGATGAAACTCCAGGTGACCAAATCTCAGTAAACACAAAAGCAATGTAACTTAAGTTCTTTCTCTGATTTTGCTGAgcgatataaataaataaatagcagtgCATGGACAGGTCTTCAATTGATATTAATGAGATGCACACAAATGTATGAACACACAGCATTTTCTGGCGTAGAGTAGGATTTTGTGGACATTTAATGCTTAGTGTTACTGATTTCTCAACAAACAATATTGAGTATTGCTGCTATTATTTTTTGGAAACTTTCATGTGTGCCCATTCatgtgcatgtacacacacatgcaacttTCCTGTACTTTACTTCCAGTTTCAGTAAGGGCCATATCCCAGGCCAAGACTCTCCTTCAGGCCTCGGAGCTGTTCCTCCCCTAGCCGGATTTTGTCATCCAGCTGCCGCTGTTCAACAAGCAGTGCTGCCTTCATCTTTACAAAATGGCTGTAATCACGCAATTGTTCTGGAGTCAGGCAGCGACTCAGCACCCTGCCCACGGCCTCCTCCCTCCGGTCCACATGCTCCTTCAGCTCCTGAGCCTCAGCCAGCTGCGCAAGGAGTTGCTTCTTCTTGTCCAACAGGGGGAGCTAGAGTAACatgataaaagtgtaaaaagaaaTAGTGAATCATGGATATTGAGCTATGAAAGTGAACTCAGAAGCACAAAACCTCAGCACAAGAATCTGGAAAACACAGAATCTGGAGAAAGAGACAAGCAGAAACATGACGCATGTAAATTATTTCTTCTCCCACCGACATCTCACCCTCTCACGATGGCCTGATTCTGGGTCCAGGCAATCCAGAGCACTCTCCACTCTGAGTAGCCTGCCGGAGAGTGATAACAGAAGACTCGTCACTTTGTCCAGGTCTCCAATAAACATACGGAACTTGTCCACCTCATTTGGCTTGCACACGGCCAACACCAGGCTTTCCACCTCCTCACCGAGCTGAGCGTTGGCTCGGATGTCCTCCTGCAAACCTCTTTGGGCTTCACGCAACACAGCCAGCTTCTTGCGCAAGCTTTCCATCAGCTGCTTCTGCAAATAGTATGGAAAACTGCAGTTCAGCAATGAGGGAGCCTTCACAAATGAATATGTGAGATAGAAACTCTCTATTTCTTATTCAGCTAACC includes these proteins:
- the cskmt gene encoding citrate synthase-lysine N-methyltransferase CSKMT, mitochondrial is translated as MLLNRTFLTLKSLRKVSPTCWHHTLTNDLINNMDKKATWDRFYTENSRKGTFKNFEWFFGFHSVKDSILPLLQSMSDSPAPLHVLDIGCGTSALGPGIYRHSQCAVKVTCADISQVAVRLMQEHAESTPVQPCNPASTLVFREMDCTELEGHFEPRSLALIVDKGTTDALVRSKEGRAKAGRIVRQCLTVLTRSGSLLQFSDEDPDARLLWLEKESQGSEVAADISVHEVGELRGITYFCYLITPYTAQH
- the otub1b gene encoding ubiquitin thioesterase OTUB1b isoform X2 codes for the protein MADEQQETSQGEMEGVNCLAYDEAIMAQQDRIQQEIAISIPLVSDRQDLSVLQSEYAEEDTIYQLKIKDLHKKYSYIRKTRPDGNCFYRAFGFSHLESLLDDGKELQKFKAVAAKSKLDLVNQGFTEFTIEDFHNTFMDLIELCEKQPALRELLSSFNDQSVSDYVVVYLRLLTSGYLQREHAFFQHFIEGGRSVKEFCQQEVEPMSKESDHIHIIALAQALNVSILVEYMDRGEGGTVNHHIFPEGSEPRIFLLYRPGHYDILYK
- the otub1b gene encoding ubiquitin thioesterase OTUB1b isoform X1, with translation MADEQQETSQGEMEAGVNCLAYDEAIMAQQDRIQQEIAISIPLVSDRQDLSVLQSEYAEEDTIYQLKIKDLHKKYSYIRKTRPDGNCFYRAFGFSHLESLLDDGKELQKFKAVAAKSKLDLVNQGFTEFTIEDFHNTFMDLIELCEKQPALRELLSSFNDQSVSDYVVVYLRLLTSGYLQREHAFFQHFIEGGRSVKEFCQQEVEPMSKESDHIHIIALAQALNVSILVEYMDRGEGGTVNHHIFPEGSEPRIFLLYRPGHYDILYK